From a single Candidatus Methylomirabilis tolerans genomic region:
- a CDS encoding mannose-1-phosphate guanylyltransferase, producing the protein MTGSNTHIFAVVLAGGRGERFWPISTEAQPKAFLRLVGSESLLQATVRRVRLLLPWTQIVVIVEERHADLVREQLPELPVANLLLEPQGRDTAAAIGLASLHLDRLDPDAIMIVLPADHYVPDGEAFAVVLRRAIRLLALHQDWVVMFGIPPARPETGYGYLEVGEPLASSPGAFRVRRFLEKPDRQTAERLSTDGYHYWNSGIFLWRNGAIQHLFARHMPEVWAGLCRIRESWGSQEALVREYGAFQKQSVDYGVLERMTEGVAMVEANFAWDDLGAWDALARVLPVDDSGNVIVGEVQSLDTTQSVIVSTGLRVATVGLSGIIVVASKDGVLVCPRERVQEVRRIARKSQ; encoded by the coding sequence GTGACGGGCAGTAACACGCACATCTTCGCAGTGGTGCTCGCCGGCGGGAGGGGTGAGCGCTTTTGGCCGATTAGTACCGAAGCACAACCCAAGGCCTTTCTTCGGCTGGTGGGGAGCGAGTCGCTCCTGCAGGCAACGGTCCGACGGGTGCGGCTCTTGCTGCCATGGACGCAGATTGTCGTAATAGTTGAGGAGAGACACGCCGACCTTGTCCGGGAGCAACTCCCCGAACTCCCCGTAGCCAATCTGCTGCTCGAGCCACAGGGAAGAGACACGGCAGCAGCTATCGGTCTCGCCTCACTGCATCTTGATCGTCTTGATCCCGACGCGATCATGATCGTCCTGCCGGCGGATCACTATGTTCCGGACGGCGAAGCCTTTGCAGTAGTCCTGCGGCGGGCGATTAGACTGCTCGCTTTACACCAGGACTGGGTTGTGATGTTCGGGATTCCTCCTGCCAGGCCGGAGACCGGGTACGGGTATCTGGAGGTCGGCGAGCCGCTTGCTTCGTCTCCCGGCGCTTTTCGCGTCCGTCGATTTCTGGAGAAACCGGATCGGCAGACGGCTGAGCGTTTATCAACAGACGGGTACCACTACTGGAACAGCGGCATTTTTCTCTGGCGGAATGGCGCGATTCAACATCTGTTTGCCAGGCATATGCCGGAAGTATGGGCCGGCCTCTGCCGTATCCGTGAGTCTTGGGGATCGCAGGAGGCACTGGTCCGGGAGTATGGCGCATTTCAAAAGCAGTCGGTGGACTACGGGGTATTGGAACGGATGACGGAAGGTGTCGCGATGGTCGAGGCCAATTTCGCTTGGGACGATCTAGGGGCTTGGGATGCGCTGGCTCGGGTACTGCCGGTGGACGATAGCGGCAATGTGATCGTGGGTGAGGTGCAGTCCCTGGACACCACGCAGTCAGTCATTGTCTCGACCGGGCTGCGAGTGGCGACCGTTGGACTGTCTGGGATAATTGTGGTGGCATCCAAGGACGGTGTGCTGGTCTGTCCCAGGGAGCGAGTTCAGGAGGTCAGAAGGATTGCGAGGAAGTCTCAATGA
- a CDS encoding archease encodes MNDQGFESFETTADVGITAWGETLEELFANAARGMLSLMVEVETVRSTSLLSIEARGRDLPSLLVAWLNELLYRCETEAWAPADVRVITVKGGHVSGELTGEPAEARRHRFKGVVKAATYHLLECRKDNDRWCARVVFDV; translated from the coding sequence ATGAACGATCAGGGGTTTGAGTCGTTCGAGACGACGGCGGATGTCGGGATCACGGCATGGGGCGAGACCCTGGAGGAACTCTTCGCCAATGCCGCTCGAGGGATGTTGTCGCTGATGGTCGAGGTCGAAACGGTACGCTCCACCAGCCTCCTGTCTATTGAGGCACGGGGTCGAGACCTGCCTTCTTTGTTAGTCGCCTGGTTGAACGAACTCTTATACCGATGCGAGACGGAAGCGTGGGCGCCGGCCGATGTCCGAGTGATTACGGTCAAAGGCGGACACGTAAGCGGAGAGCTGACGGGGGAGCCGGCAGAGGCGAGACGGCATCGGTTCAAGGGCGTAGTCAAAGCCGCTACCTACCACCTCCTCGAATGTCGTAAGGACAACGATCGCTGGTGCGCCCGGGTGGTCTTTGATGTGTAA
- a CDS encoding UDP-glucose/GDP-mannose dehydrogenase family protein, producing the protein MEICIVGTGYVGLVTGACLAEIGHRVVCVDDDLEKIATLKQGRMPIFEPGLDNLVTRNRREGRLSFTTDLKEGIEAATVIFICVGTPPLEDGDADLSAVEQVARQIGELSSAYKLVVEKSTVPVQTGMWIEKTLKVYGGGKDDRFDVASNPEFLREGSAVEDFLHPDRIVVGVGHPRAERLLRDLYEPIVSGDFTCPTHGVCREAGPIPFVVTDIKSAELIKHASNSFLAMKISFINSVADLCELVGADVERVAEGMGLDRRIGRAFLNAGLGFGGFCFPKDLQAFVKIAEKCGYDFGLLREVDRINELRIVQAIKKLKDHLWILKEKVIGVWGLAFKPDTDDVRYSPALALIHRLLAEGVAVKAYDPKAMERVRQQLPSLLYCQDPYEVASGADALVVATEWKEFGDLDLPRVRTLMRRPLMLDGRNLFDPLKMKAMGFEYLGMGR; encoded by the coding sequence GTGGAGATCTGCATCGTGGGGACGGGGTACGTCGGCCTCGTCACCGGGGCATGCCTCGCGGAAATCGGTCACCGCGTGGTCTGTGTGGATGACGACTTAGAGAAGATCGCGACCCTGAAGCAGGGCCGGATGCCGATTTTCGAGCCTGGGCTCGACAATCTGGTCACGCGAAACCGGCGGGAGGGTCGCCTGTCCTTTACCACTGACCTCAAGGAAGGGATCGAGGCCGCGACGGTGATCTTCATCTGCGTCGGGACGCCGCCACTGGAGGACGGAGATGCGGATCTTTCAGCGGTGGAGCAGGTAGCGCGACAGATCGGGGAGCTGTCGTCTGCCTACAAGCTGGTGGTGGAGAAGAGCACGGTGCCCGTTCAAACCGGGATGTGGATTGAGAAGACGCTCAAGGTCTATGGGGGAGGTAAGGACGATCGGTTCGATGTCGCCTCCAACCCCGAATTCCTTCGGGAGGGTTCAGCCGTTGAGGATTTCCTGCATCCCGATAGAATCGTGGTTGGGGTGGGGCATCCTCGAGCGGAGCGGCTGTTGCGGGATCTGTATGAACCGATTGTGAGCGGCGACTTCACCTGCCCCACCCACGGCGTATGCAGGGAAGCTGGACCCATACCGTTTGTAGTTACGGACATCAAGAGTGCTGAGCTGATCAAGCATGCCTCAAACTCATTTCTGGCCATGAAGATCTCCTTCATCAATAGTGTGGCGGATCTTTGTGAACTGGTCGGCGCCGATGTTGAGCGAGTGGCAGAGGGGATGGGGCTCGACCGGCGGATCGGACGCGCCTTCCTGAACGCGGGGCTCGGCTTTGGAGGGTTTTGCTTCCCAAAAGATCTTCAGGCGTTTGTGAAGATTGCGGAGAAGTGCGGATACGATTTTGGTCTACTTCGAGAGGTTGATCGAATTAACGAGTTAAGGATTGTGCAGGCGATCAAGAAGCTGAAGGATCACCTCTGGATCCTGAAGGAAAAGGTTATCGGCGTTTGGGGGCTGGCGTTCAAACCGGATACGGACGACGTGCGGTACTCTCCTGCGCTTGCCCTTATCCACCGGCTTCTGGCGGAGGGTGTGGCCGTCAAGGCCTACGATCCGAAGGCGATGGAGAGGGTGCGGCAGCAACTCCCCTCGCTCCTCTACTGCCAGGACCCTTACGAGGTAGCTTCTGGTGCCGATGCACTCGTCGTGGCGACGGAGTGGAAAGAGTTTGGGGACCTTGACCTGCCACGGGTCAGGACCCTCATGCGTCGACCCTTGATGCTGGACGGTCGGAATCTGTTCGATCCCCTAAAGATGAAGGCCATGGGGTTCGAATACCTGGGGATGGGACGATGA
- the rfbB gene encoding dTDP-glucose 4,6-dehydratase, whose translation MRILVTGGAGFIGSNFIRYLLATDPACRVVNLDKLTYAGNLENLADIERDSRYRFIKGSICDVELVDELLKEGFDALMNFAAESHVDRSIQDARAFVETNVLGTQVMLEACRRHHVQRMVQVSTDEVYGSLGPSGCFTEESPICPNSPYAASKAAGDLLASAYFRTYGLPVIITRSSNNYGPYQFPEKVIPLFITNALVGEPLPLYGDGLHVRDWLHVQDHCEALALILKNGVSGEVYNIGGNCERANTDVARFILRTLGKPDTLIAHVRDRLGHDRRYALDTSKLGQALGWSPRIPFETGLKETVGWYEGHVTWWTRIKEGAYREYYQKTYGDLSHVSQ comes from the coding sequence GTGCGGATCCTCGTGACCGGTGGGGCCGGCTTTATCGGGTCAAACTTCATTCGTTATCTTCTGGCAACAGATCCGGCTTGCCGTGTCGTGAATCTCGACAAGCTGACCTACGCCGGTAACCTCGAAAACCTAGCCGACATTGAGCGCGATTCCCGATACCGGTTTATCAAGGGGAGCATCTGCGACGTTGAGTTGGTGGATGAGTTGCTGAAGGAGGGATTCGATGCGCTGATGAACTTCGCGGCTGAATCGCACGTGGATCGAAGTATTCAGGATGCGAGGGCATTCGTGGAGACCAATGTGCTTGGGACGCAGGTGATGTTAGAGGCGTGCCGACGACATCACGTCCAAAGGATGGTGCAGGTGTCTACCGATGAGGTGTACGGTTCTCTCGGGCCGTCCGGTTGCTTTACGGAGGAGAGTCCTATCTGCCCAAACAGCCCTTATGCAGCCAGCAAGGCGGCGGGGGACCTTCTGGCCTCGGCTTACTTTCGCACCTACGGGTTGCCGGTCATCATCACCCGGAGTTCTAACAACTATGGCCCCTACCAGTTCCCGGAGAAAGTGATTCCACTCTTTATTACTAACGCCCTCGTCGGTGAACCGCTTCCGCTCTATGGCGACGGCCTTCACGTCCGAGATTGGCTGCACGTGCAGGACCATTGTGAGGCATTGGCGCTGATTCTGAAGAACGGAGTCTCCGGGGAGGTGTACAATATCGGCGGTAACTGCGAGCGGGCCAACACTGACGTCGCGCGCTTCATCCTGAGGACGCTTGGCAAGCCCGATACATTGATCGCGCACGTCAGGGACCGGCTCGGGCATGATCGGAGGTACGCCCTCGACACGTCTAAGCTGGGGCAGGCGCTAGGCTGGAGCCCTCGCATTCCCTTTGAGACCGGGCTTAAGGAAACAGTCGGCTGGTATGAGGGCCACGTGACCTGGTGGACGCGCATCAAGGAGGGGGCGTATCGGGAGTATTACCAGAAGACATACGGGGACCTCTCGCACGTATCTCAGTAA
- a CDS encoding dTDP-4-dehydrorhamnose 3,5-epimerase family protein, with protein MTLINGVKTRVLRRIPDERGFLTELLRSDWEEFERFGQAYITAAYPGVVKGWHYHKKQTDHFAGVLGMSKVVLFDPRDDSPTKGLINEFFIGEQNPMLVKIPPLVIHGYKPVGDQMSAIMNFPTELFNYQEPDEFRIPYDSPDIPYDWAVRLG; from the coding sequence ATGACGCTTATTAATGGTGTGAAAACCAGGGTGTTGCGCCGGATTCCTGATGAACGCGGTTTCCTGACAGAGCTGCTTCGTAGCGACTGGGAGGAGTTCGAACGGTTTGGACAGGCGTACATTACGGCTGCCTATCCAGGAGTGGTAAAAGGGTGGCACTACCACAAGAAGCAGACCGACCACTTTGCAGGGGTCCTCGGGATGTCGAAGGTCGTTCTGTTCGATCCTCGCGACGACTCTCCCACCAAGGGCCTGATCAATGAGTTCTTTATTGGTGAGCAGAATCCGATGTTGGTCAAGATCCCGCCCCTTGTAATTCATGGGTATAAGCCTGTGGGCGACCAGATGTCGGCAATTATGAATTTTCCAACCGAACTCTTCAATTATCAGGAGCCTGATGAGTTTCGGATCCCCTACGATAGTCCGGATATCCCATACGATTGGGCAGTGAGGCTGGGGTAG
- a CDS encoding phosphomannose isomerase type II C-terminal cupin domain: MQTVLTETRPWGRWTVLGEGEGYKVKRIEVSPGHRLSLQRHAHRSEHWIVVAGTAKMSIGDRTSFVQIQESTFVPAGTDHRLENPGPHLLIIIEVQNGAYLGEDDIVRFQDDYGRSDGQ; the protein is encoded by the coding sequence ATGCAGACCGTACTGACCGAAACGCGCCCCTGGGGACGCTGGACAGTCCTTGGGGAGGGAGAAGGGTACAAGGTCAAACGGATTGAGGTCAGCCCTGGACATCGCCTGAGCCTGCAGCGTCACGCTCATCGAAGCGAGCATTGGATTGTCGTGGCCGGCACGGCCAAGATGAGCATCGGGGATCGGACCTCGTTCGTTCAGATCCAGGAGTCGACGTTCGTCCCGGCAGGGACAGATCACCGACTCGAGAATCCTGGACCACACCTGCTTATCATTATTGAAGTTCAAAACGGCGCCTACCTCGGGGAAGATGATATTGTCCGATTTCAGGATGACTATGGGCGGAGTGACGGGCAGTAA
- a CDS encoding TIGR00730 family Rossman fold protein — translation MKFPFALDRLAAQDIRMIFRVVAEFVDGLEALATIPPAVSVFGSTHIGPDDPAYTMAERIGRLLAQHGYAVLTGGGPGAMEAANKGAYEAGGVSIGLNIELPQQQEPNRYLTSLVNFQHFFVRKVMFVKHSIAFVILPGGYGTLDEMFESITLIQTRKIKPFPVILVGNNYWRGLHEWLCDPVMNEGKITPNDLATLKIAHTPEEVIQLIKDSSTSGP, via the coding sequence ATGAAATTCCCATTTGCTCTTGACCGACTGGCCGCGCAAGACATCCGAATGATCTTCCGTGTCGTGGCGGAGTTCGTCGATGGACTGGAGGCGCTCGCCACGATTCCGCCGGCTGTCTCTGTCTTCGGATCGACCCATATCGGACCCGATGATCCCGCTTACACCATGGCCGAGCGGATCGGCCGCTTATTGGCTCAGCACGGGTATGCCGTTCTCACCGGCGGGGGTCCTGGAGCCATGGAGGCGGCGAACAAAGGCGCCTACGAGGCGGGCGGCGTTTCGATCGGCCTCAACATCGAGCTCCCTCAACAGCAGGAACCCAACCGATACCTGACTAGCCTTGTGAATTTCCAGCACTTCTTCGTTCGGAAGGTCATGTTCGTGAAGCACTCCATCGCGTTCGTCATCCTGCCGGGTGGCTATGGCACCCTGGACGAGATGTTCGAGTCGATCACGCTGATCCAGACCAGGAAGATCAAGCCGTTCCCAGTCATTCTGGTAGGCAATAACTACTGGCGCGGCTTACACGAGTGGCTCTGCGATCCCGTCATGAACGAAGGGAAGATCACGCCGAACGACCTCGCAACGCTCAAGATTGCCCATACCCCTGAAGAGGTCATCCAACTCATTAAGGACTCTTCGACCTCCGGACCCTAA
- a CDS encoding glucose-1-phosphate thymidylyltransferase — translation MKALILSGGKGTRLRPITHTSAKQLVPIANKPILFYALEAMAEAKIQEVGIVVGDTKREIQDAVGDGRQWGLDVSYIEQEAPLGLAHAVKIAEPFLDNHPFVMYLGDNLVKDGICSLVEEFKRLGANSQILLAKVRDPQRFGVAELRDGQVISLEEKPAHPKSDLALVGVYMFDHTIFEAVHAIQPSQRGELEITDAIQYLIDKGYQVHPHIISGWWKDTGKLEDMLEANRIMLEAIASMVEGEVDEASHLIGKVVVERGASVVASTIRGPVIIGKRCRIINSYIGPFTSISHDTLVQGSEIEHSIILDRCRITDIGGRLEDSLIGKSVQVFRSDGKPKAYRLMLGDSSQVGLV, via the coding sequence ATGAAGGCATTAATCTTGAGCGGGGGCAAAGGGACCCGCCTGCGTCCGATTACCCATACCAGCGCTAAACAGCTCGTGCCGATCGCCAATAAGCCAATCCTCTTCTATGCCTTGGAGGCGATGGCGGAGGCCAAGATCCAGGAGGTTGGGATCGTGGTCGGCGATACGAAGCGCGAGATTCAGGATGCGGTTGGGGATGGGAGACAATGGGGTCTCGATGTTTCGTATATTGAGCAGGAAGCACCCCTTGGACTCGCCCATGCCGTCAAGATCGCTGAGCCGTTTCTGGACAATCATCCCTTTGTGATGTATCTGGGGGATAACCTGGTTAAGGACGGGATTTGCTCCCTGGTAGAAGAGTTCAAGCGGTTGGGCGCCAACTCTCAGATCCTTTTGGCAAAGGTTCGTGACCCGCAGCGGTTCGGTGTGGCGGAGCTTCGAGATGGTCAGGTGATCTCTCTGGAGGAGAAGCCGGCGCACCCTAAAAGCGATCTGGCGCTCGTGGGTGTCTACATGTTCGACCATACGATCTTTGAGGCGGTTCACGCCATACAGCCTTCGCAGCGGGGCGAGCTGGAGATCACCGATGCCATCCAGTACCTGATCGACAAAGGATATCAGGTCCATCCCCATATTATCAGCGGCTGGTGGAAAGACACGGGGAAGCTTGAAGATATGCTCGAAGCCAACAGAATCATGTTGGAGGCGATCGCCTCCATGGTAGAGGGAGAAGTGGACGAGGCCTCACACCTGATCGGAAAGGTGGTCGTAGAGCGGGGGGCGAGCGTTGTGGCCAGTACCATTCGAGGGCCGGTCATCATCGGTAAGCGCTGCCGCATCATCAACTCCTACATTGGGCCGTTTACCTCCATCTCTCATGACACACTGGTGCAGGGCAGCGAGATCGAGCATAGCATCATCCTGGACCGGTGCCGGATTACCGATATCGGCGGGAGGTTGGAGGATAGTCTTATCGGGAAGAGCGTCCAGGTGTTCCGGTCCGACGGGAAGCCGAAGGCCTATCGATTGATGCTTGGGGACAGCAGTCAGGTGGGGTTGGTGTAA
- a CDS encoding endonuclease III yields MVTNKQIDKVLQSVRRTISVWEPAVVGRIAEESRDPFRVLISCILSQQTKDHVTGEASERLYRLADRPDTILALTELQITRAIYPVSFYKTKSRTIREVCRVLLTRFGGRVPDTIETLLSLTGVGRKTANLVVTVGYRKPGICVDTHVHRISNRWGYVSTKTPEQTEMALRQRLPKRHWIHYNDLLVPFGQNLCRPISPFCSRCPIERWCAKVGVAAHR; encoded by the coding sequence ATGGTCACCAACAAGCAGATTGATAAGGTCTTGCAGTCTGTTCGCCGAACAATCTCCGTCTGGGAGCCCGCCGTCGTGGGCAGGATCGCCGAGGAGTCCCGCGATCCGTTTCGGGTCCTGATCTCTTGCATCCTGAGCCAGCAGACCAAGGATCACGTCACGGGTGAAGCCTCGGAGCGACTGTATCGACTTGCCGATCGGCCTGACACGATACTCGCACTCACTGAGCTGCAGATCACCCGGGCGATCTACCCGGTCAGTTTCTACAAAACCAAGTCCCGGACCATCCGGGAGGTCTGCCGGGTCCTGCTCACCCGATTTGGTGGGCGCGTTCCCGACACCATCGAGACACTCCTCAGTCTTACTGGTGTTGGTCGGAAGACCGCCAACCTTGTCGTGACGGTAGGCTACAGAAAGCCGGGGATCTGCGTCGATACGCATGTCCATCGGATTTCAAATCGCTGGGGTTACGTCAGCACCAAGACCCCCGAACAGACCGAAATGGCCCTCCGGCAGAGACTGCCGAAGCGGCACTGGATCCATTACAACGACCTGCTGGTCCCGTTCGGTCAGAACCTCTGTCGACCGATTTCACCCTTTTGTAGTCGCTGCCCGATCGAACGCTGGTGCGCCAAGGTCGGCGTGGCGGCGCATCGCTGA
- a CDS encoding glutaredoxin family protein has translation MEVSVVIYGKDTUPYTSAAREEFAKRNVPFTYLNVKQDPKALAQMLEISKGSRDVPVIVEKGTVTIGFGGT, from the coding sequence ATGGAGGTATCAGTCGTCATCTACGGGAAGGATACCTGACCCTACACCTCGGCGGCCCGGGAAGAGTTCGCCAAGCGGAATGTCCCGTTCACCTACCTCAATGTCAAGCAGGACCCGAAGGCGCTAGCGCAGATGTTGGAGATATCGAAAGGCTCACGCGATGTTCCTGTCATTGTCGAGAAGGGTACGGTGACCATCGGGTTTGGCGGGACCTGA
- a CDS encoding SDR family oxidoreductase — protein sequence MPRTLITGGTGFLGSHLCDRLIEEGHEVVCLDNLITGLMDNIAHLIGHEAFRFIKLDVTEYLYIDGPLDYVLHFASPASPVDYQRFPIQTLKVGSLGTHKALGLAKAKGARFLLASTSEVYGDPEIHPQREEYWGNVNPVGPRGVYDEAKRFAEAITMAYHRYHGLDTRIVRIFNTYGPRMRPNDGRVVSNFINQALRGKPLTVYGDGSQTRSFCYVSDMVEGLYRLLLSGEVNPVNIGNPNEFTVSELAHMVLRGVGESSADSIGLTTGIEFCPLPLDDPRVRQPDIGLARAKLGWEPKVQIAEGLALTIEYFRQQMGGSS from the coding sequence ATGCCGCGTACGCTGATTACGGGGGGCACCGGATTCCTGGGTTCTCACCTGTGCGATCGCTTGATCGAGGAAGGACACGAGGTCGTCTGTCTTGATAACCTGATCACCGGCCTGATGGACAACATCGCTCATCTGATTGGACATGAGGCCTTCCGCTTTATCAAGCTGGACGTCACCGAGTATCTGTACATCGACGGCCCGCTGGATTATGTACTCCATTTCGCCTCACCGGCCAGTCCTGTCGATTATCAACGCTTCCCGATTCAGACCCTCAAGGTCGGTTCCCTTGGCACCCACAAGGCCTTGGGCTTGGCCAAGGCTAAGGGCGCCCGCTTTCTGCTGGCCTCGACTTCAGAGGTCTACGGCGACCCGGAGATCCACCCCCAGCGGGAGGAGTACTGGGGAAACGTGAATCCGGTCGGCCCTCGGGGGGTGTACGACGAGGCGAAGCGGTTTGCTGAGGCGATAACCATGGCGTATCACCGGTATCATGGTCTCGACACCCGAATCGTCAGGATCTTCAATACATATGGTCCGCGGATGCGGCCTAATGATGGTAGGGTTGTATCCAACTTCATCAACCAGGCACTCCGAGGTAAGCCGTTGACGGTATATGGCGACGGATCGCAGACTCGAAGCTTCTGTTACGTCTCTGATATGGTTGAAGGACTCTATCGGCTGCTGCTATCTGGCGAGGTCAACCCGGTGAATATTGGGAACCCGAACGAATTTACGGTCAGCGAGCTGGCCCACATGGTCTTGAGGGGAGTTGGTGAGTCGTCTGCTGATTCGATAGGGCTCACCACGGGCATTGAGTTCTGCCCGTTACCGCTGGACGACCCTCGTGTTCGTCAACCGGATATTGGTTTG